The genomic interval ACAGCTCTACATCCTGAATGTTTACCTAAAACAAGTTGTCTTTTTTGTCCAACTAATTCTGGAACATATGGTTCATAACATAGGGGTTCTTCGATAACTGCATCAACATGAATTCCGGATTCGTGTCTAAATATATTATTTCCAACAACAGGTTTATTGTATGGAATTGGAAGTCCGCTGGCTTCTGATACAATATTGGACAATTCTTTAATGTATTTGGTTTTAAATCCGTAATCTTTACCGTAAAGTATTTTTAAAGCCATAATTAATTCTTCTAATGAAGCATTTCCTGCTCTTTCTCCAATACCATTAACAGTTGTGGAAATACCTTTTGCTCCTGCCAAAATACCGGTAATTGAGTTGATAACAGCAAGACCAAAGTCATTGTGACAGTGAAGTGCAATGTTTATATCTAAATCTTTTACAAGTTCTCTTACAAGATAATCGATACCTTGTGGTGTTATTGCACCAGTAGTATCTGCAATGTGTACTCTGTCAGCACCACATTCTTCTGCCTTTGAATAAATTCTTTTTAAAAATTCAATATCAGTTCTTGTAGCATCTTCTGCTGAAAATGCAACGTATAATCCATGATCTTTAGCATAATCAATTGCAGTTTCGCATAGGTTAATTGCATCTTGGCGTGTTATGTGCATTTTGTGGTCTAAATGAATGTCAGAAGTTCCAACAAAAGTAATGATCCCCCCCACATCACAATCAAGAGCTGCATCAATGTCTTCTGTTTTAGTTCTAGTCAAACCTAAAATTGTAGCATCAAGACCTTCATTGGCAATTGCCTTTACAGTTTCCTTTTCTTTTTCAGAAACTATTGGAAAACCAGCTTCAATTTGATGAATTTTGAATTGATCAAGTTTTCTAGCTATTTCTAATTTTTCATCAAAACTAAAACAAACACCAGGGGTTTGCTCTCCATCTCTTAATGTTGTATCATAAATGAGTAAATCTTCCGGAAAATTTAACTCATATTCTTTGTTATAATGACTGATAAAATATTGCAATATAATCACATCTTATAAAAATTAATCTGAATATATAATATATATTAATTAGTTATATTTAAGTTTTCCAAAAGCTCCAAATAGGAAGTTCTATCAAAGCCCTCTGTTATGTTTAATTTTTCAAATAAATCAAAAATAGATTTTTGAGCTTTAGAATAATCTTCTCCATCTTTTAATCCAATTTCTATTTCCATATAAGGGTCAAGTCCTTCAATATCGTCTAGGGATATTTCGAAGTTTTCATAAGTATAGTATTGTCTATTTTTTCTGACAGTTCTTACTTTCCTAAAACCGATTGCTTCAAAGATGTCTGAACATTTTTCAGCATCTTCTATTTTCATTTCAATTTCTTTTCTGGTTTTTGATTTTTTATCAATTTTCGGGCCTTTGTAAGTTATAAATATATCAACGTTGTCATTTTCTTTTGTTGTTCTAATTCTTAATGCTTCATCACTCTCAGCAAAGTTTACAATAGGGCTATTGAAGTATATGTCTTCTTGAAACTCTTTTTTGCTTTTTGTTGCCCCAATATTCTCTAATTTTTTTTCCATTTCACTAAAGCTTGTGATTTTAGCTTTCACTTCAACTTCTATCATGTTATCATCTAATTAACAAAAATTATTTTGTATTAATCTTTATAATCTAATATTTTTTTAAAAAAGTTACTAAAAAGTAGTAACATTTATAAATAACTATTATCTTATTATTATTTTAATTTTATATATAAATAAAATCTTATTTTCAAAATTAAAAAAATTATAATTTTCTTTAAAATTTTTTATATATTATTTAAATAAACATACCTTTATATACTATTTAAATTAAATAGTTTATTAGTAAAAATTTAACTGATTTTTTGTTTTCTTAAATTTTACTATTCTACTTTTAATAATTAAGGAGGTTTTAAATTGACCGATGTTGAGATAAAAATTGAAAACATTGTTGCTTCTGCAAGCATTGGTAAAGACATTGTTCTTACTGAAGTGTCCCAAGCTTTAGAAGGGGTTAATTTTAATCGTGAACAGTTTCCAGGATTAGTATTTAAACTTAAAGATCCTAAAACAGCAGCATTAATATTTAGCTCTGGTAAGCTTGTATGTACTGGAGCAAAATCTATAGATGATTCTAAATTAGCAATCAAAAAAACTGTAGATTTAATGAGGACTATTGATACTGAAATTCCTCATGAGTTTGAAATTAAAATTCAGAATATTGTGGCTTCTGCTAACTTGGAATCCACATTAAACTTAGAAGCCGTAGCTTTAGAACTTGAAAATACTGAATATGAACCAGAACAATTCCCTGGTTTAGTATACAGATTATCTGACCCTAAAGTGGTTTTATTATTATTTGGCTCAGGTAAAGTGGTTTGTACTGGAGCTAAAACTAAAAGTGACGCTAAATTAGGTGTCGAAAGAGCTTACGATAGATTAAGTGAGCTAGATTTAATATAATTGGTGGTATTATTGATTAAACTTGTAGTATTTGACTTAGATAATGTTATTATTGATGGTGAAGCAATAGATGAGATAGGAAAAATAGCAAATGTTGAAGAAGACATAGCTGCAATTACTGAAAAAGCTATGCAAGGGGAAATTGACTTTGAAACTTCTATTAAAGACAGAGTTCAACTTCTTGAGGGTATATCTATTGAAGATATCGAAAAAGTTGCTGACGAACTCCCTTTAATACCTGGTGCTTTAGAAACTATCAAATCTTTAAAAGATAATAACTTAGATGTGGCTATTATTAGCGGTAGTTTTGATGTAGTGGCTGAAAAAATAAAAGATAAACTTGGTGTAGACAAAGTTTACACTAATAGTTTCACAGTCGAAGATGGTAAATTAACTGGTGAAGTGACTGGTCCTTTAGTATCTGGTTCTAAATTAGATGTTTTAAACGGGCTTGTTGAAGAAGCAGGAATTACTTTAGATGAAGTAGTTGCTGTTGGAGATGGCGCTAATGACATTTCCATGATTGAATCAGCAGGTTGCGGAATTGCATTCAATGCAAAAGATTCTGTAAAAGAAATTGCTGATGTTGTAATAGATGAAAAAGACTTATGCAAAGTCTCAGAAAAAATCCTTAATCAATTAACCACTGATAATGCTGGAAACGAAACTGTAGAAAAAAAAGCTGAAGAAAAAAATACTCTTCCTAAATCTGATTTTGTCCTTGCTGACACCATGGAAGGTGTAAGAAAACAAAAAGATGAAAAAGAAGCTGAAATTGCTAAAGTGGCTGAAGAAAGAGAAAATTTCAACAGAATGGCTAAAGAACAACGTAAAATTAGAGATGAATTAAACGCATCTTTAAAAGAAAACTTAAACAAAGCTATTGAATTTAGAAATGAACGTAATGAAATCAATAAAGCTGTTGAATCCGCCAAAAAAGCTCGTAATGAAGCTAACAATAAAATTAAAAGTTTAGAATGGTCTTCTGGTAAACGCGATAAAATTAAAATAGAAAATGAAATCAAAAAAATTGATAAAATCATTGAAACTCGTGTTTTAGACATTAAAAAAGAAAATCAGCTTGTTAAAAATGCAAATGATCTCAGAAAACAATTAATGAAAATTCATGAAGATGAATCTGTTCAAGGCGAATCTCAAGAACTCAAAAAATTATCTGAAGAAGAACACGAAAAAGTTATCACTCTTTCTGAAAAAGCCCAAGCGGCTCATGAAGAAATGCTTACTTACTTCAGAAAAACTGATGATATAAGAACTGCTGCTGACGAAGCAC from Methanobrevibacter gottschalkii DSM 11977 carries:
- a CDS encoding homocitrate synthase family protein produces the protein MQYFISHYNKEYELNFPEDLLIYDTTLRDGEQTPGVCFSFDEKLEIARKLDQFKIHQIEAGFPIVSEKEKETVKAIANEGLDATILGLTRTKTEDIDAALDCDVGGIITFVGTSDIHLDHKMHITRQDAINLCETAIDYAKDHGLYVAFSAEDATRTDIEFLKRIYSKAEECGADRVHIADTTGAITPQGIDYLVRELVKDLDINIALHCHNDFGLAVINSITGILAGAKGISTTVNGIGERAGNASLEELIMALKILYGKDYGFKTKYIKELSNIVSEASGLPIPYNKPVVGNNIFRHESGIHVDAVIEEPLCYEPYVPELVGQKRQLVLGKHSGCRAVKAKLTECELDVSDDELIQIVREVKKSREEGKYINDKVFKEIVKKISKKE
- the cyaB gene encoding class IV adenylate cyclase, with amino-acid sequence MIEVEVKAKITSFSEMEKKLENIGATKSKKEFQEDIYFNSPIVNFAESDEALRIRTTKENDNVDIFITYKGPKIDKKSKTRKEIEMKIEDAEKCSDIFEAIGFRKVRTVRKNRQYYTYENFEISLDDIEGLDPYMEIEIGLKDGEDYSKAQKSIFDLFEKLNITEGFDRTSYLELLENLNITN
- a CDS encoding TATA-box-binding protein — encoded protein: MTDVEIKIENIVASASIGKDIVLTEVSQALEGVNFNREQFPGLVFKLKDPKTAALIFSSGKLVCTGAKSIDDSKLAIKKTVDLMRTIDTEIPHEFEIKIQNIVASANLESTLNLEAVALELENTEYEPEQFPGLVYRLSDPKVVLLLFGSGKVVCTGAKTKSDAKLGVERAYDRLSELDLI
- the serB gene encoding phosphoserine phosphatase SerB yields the protein MIKLVVFDLDNVIIDGEAIDEIGKIANVEEDIAAITEKAMQGEIDFETSIKDRVQLLEGISIEDIEKVADELPLIPGALETIKSLKDNNLDVAIISGSFDVVAEKIKDKLGVDKVYTNSFTVEDGKLTGEVTGPLVSGSKLDVLNGLVEEAGITLDEVVAVGDGANDISMIESAGCGIAFNAKDSVKEIADVVIDEKDLCKVSEKILNQLTTDNAGNETVEKKAEEKNTLPKSDFVLADTMEGVRKQKDEKEAEIAKVAEERENFNRMAKEQRKIRDELNASLKENLNKAIEFRNERNEINKAVESAKKARNEANNKIKSLEWSSGKRDKIKIENEIKKIDKIIETRVLDIKKENQLVKNANDLRKQLMKIHEDESVQGESQELKKLSEEEHEKVITLSEKAQAAHEEMLTYFRKTDDIRTAADEAHKNFIEARKNASAKHEEFKNILSDIHVINKKLGSHRPKKRRNDNKPSSGSNRNREEKERAEEIFAKFKNGGKVSTEEILLLQKYNIG